A stretch of the Amycolatopsis sp. BJA-103 genome encodes the following:
- a CDS encoding cation diffusion facilitator family transporter, whose amino-acid sequence MSAGGGTKAIIAALVANAGIAAAKFTGFLITGSSSMLAESVHSLADTSNQGLLLLGQKTSQRAATRTHPFGFGRDRYFYSFIVALMLFSLGSVFALYEGIHKISEPEALTSPWVAVGILVVAIGLESYSFYTAIQESKKIKGDAGWWAFIRQAKTPELPVVLLEDAGALLGLVFALAGVGLSVATGDPVWDGIGTVTIGLLLGVIAVILIIEMKSLLIGEGASEPDLDTIVDELAAGKVERVIHIRTLYIGPDEMLVAAKLALVPGLETAEVAQAIDDAEARVRAKVPTAKLIYLEPDLDRSLA is encoded by the coding sequence GTGTCTGCAGGTGGCGGAACCAAGGCGATCATCGCCGCGCTCGTGGCGAACGCCGGAATCGCGGCCGCCAAATTCACCGGCTTCCTCATCACGGGGTCGTCTTCGATGCTCGCGGAGTCCGTGCACTCGCTCGCGGACACCTCGAACCAGGGCCTCCTGCTGCTGGGCCAGAAGACCTCGCAGCGCGCGGCGACCCGCACGCACCCGTTCGGTTTCGGACGGGACCGGTACTTCTACTCGTTCATCGTCGCGTTGATGCTGTTCAGCCTCGGCTCGGTGTTCGCGCTGTACGAGGGCATCCACAAGATCAGCGAGCCGGAGGCGCTGACCTCGCCGTGGGTGGCCGTCGGCATCCTCGTGGTCGCGATCGGACTGGAGTCCTACTCCTTCTACACCGCGATCCAGGAGTCGAAGAAGATCAAGGGCGACGCGGGCTGGTGGGCGTTCATCCGCCAGGCCAAGACCCCCGAACTGCCGGTGGTCCTCCTGGAGGACGCGGGTGCGCTGCTCGGCCTGGTGTTCGCGCTCGCGGGCGTCGGGCTCTCGGTCGCCACCGGCGACCCGGTGTGGGACGGCATCGGCACCGTCACGATCGGCCTGCTGCTCGGCGTCATCGCGGTCATCCTGATCATCGAGATGAAGAGCCTGCTGATCGGCGAGGGCGCCTCCGAGCCCGACCTCGACACGATCGTCGACGAACTCGCCGCGGGCAAGGTCGAGCGGGTCATCCACATCCGGACGCTGTACATCGGCCCGGACGAGATGCTGGTGGCCGCGAAGCTCGCGCTGGTGCCCGGGCTGGAGACCGCCGAAGTCGCGCAGGCCATCGACGACGCCGAAGCGCGGGTTCGCGCGAAGGTGCCGACGGCGAAGCTGATCTACCTCGAGCCGGACTTGGACCGCTCGCTGGCGTGA
- the manA gene encoding mannose-6-phosphate isomerase, class I, whose protein sequence is MELLRNAVRPYAWGSRTTIPELLGRPVPAPHPEAELWMGAHPGDPSHVIGPDGTERSLLELVEADPIGQLGEGCAGRWGGRLPFLLKILAAEEPLSMQAHPSAAQAAEGYAREESSGIPRDASNRNYPDPTAKPELVCALTEFHALAGFRDPERTIALLKAIETPGLAKYAVLLDAQPDPAGLRALFTTWITLPQAALDELLPEVLDSCVKHIQERGEFDVECRTILELGESHPRDAGVLAALLLNRLTLSAGEAIYLPAGNLHLYLHGTAVEILANSDNILRCGLTPKHVDVPELLRVVDFACGEMPVQSGEREERLSVYRTDAPEFELSRIEWEAGDDGEVAVHDVGPQILLCTAGSLLVTADDGEQVELRRGQSVWLPAADPAVRVRPLSGERTQVFRATAGTC, encoded by the coding sequence GTGGAGCTGCTGCGCAATGCCGTGCGGCCCTACGCGTGGGGGTCGAGAACGACGATCCCCGAGCTGCTGGGGCGTCCGGTGCCGGCGCCGCATCCGGAGGCGGAACTGTGGATGGGCGCCCACCCCGGCGACCCGTCCCACGTCATCGGCCCGGACGGCACCGAGCGGAGCCTGCTGGAGCTCGTCGAAGCCGATCCGATCGGCCAGCTCGGCGAGGGCTGCGCCGGGCGCTGGGGCGGCAGGCTGCCGTTCCTGCTGAAGATCCTCGCCGCCGAAGAGCCGCTTTCGATGCAGGCGCACCCCTCGGCCGCACAGGCGGCGGAGGGCTACGCGCGCGAGGAGTCGTCAGGCATCCCGCGCGACGCCTCGAACCGCAACTACCCGGATCCGACGGCGAAACCGGAACTCGTCTGCGCGCTGACGGAGTTCCACGCGCTGGCGGGCTTCCGCGACCCGGAACGCACGATCGCGCTGCTGAAGGCGATCGAGACGCCGGGGCTGGCGAAGTACGCGGTGCTGCTGGACGCCCAGCCGGATCCGGCCGGGCTGCGCGCGCTGTTCACCACCTGGATCACCCTGCCGCAGGCCGCGCTCGACGAACTGCTGCCCGAGGTCCTCGATTCGTGCGTGAAGCACATCCAGGAACGCGGCGAGTTCGACGTCGAATGCCGGACCATCCTGGAACTCGGCGAGTCGCATCCGCGTGACGCGGGCGTGCTCGCGGCGCTGCTGCTCAACCGCCTCACCCTCAGCGCGGGCGAGGCGATCTACCTGCCCGCCGGCAACCTGCACCTGTACCTGCACGGCACCGCCGTCGAAATCCTGGCGAACTCGGACAACATCCTGCGCTGCGGGCTGACCCCCAAGCACGTCGACGTGCCGGAGCTGCTGCGCGTCGTCGACTTCGCGTGCGGCGAGATGCCGGTCCAGAGCGGCGAGCGCGAGGAGCGCCTGTCGGTGTACCGCACCGACGCGCCCGAGTTCGAGTTGTCGCGGATCGAGTGGGAGGCCGGGGACGACGGCGAGGTCGCCGTCCACGACGTCGGCCCGCAGATCCTGCTGTGCACCGCGGGCAGCCTCCTGGTGACCGCCGACGACGGCGAACAGGTCGAACTCCGCCGCGGCCAGTCGGTGTGGCTCCCGGCCGCCGACCCCGCCGTCCGCGTCCGGCCGCTCTCCGGTGAGCGCACCCAGGTCTTCCGCGCCACCGCCGGCACCTGCTGA
- a CDS encoding amino acid permease: MPGNGLWRTKSIEQSIADTDEPGTKLRRNLSAWDLTVFGVAVVIGAGIFTLTARTAGDYAGPSVSLSFVFAAIACALAALCYAEFASTVPVAGSAYTFSYATFGEFMAWIIGWDLILELAVGAAAVSKGWSAYLETVLSYIFGKGTKTTFEIGGVPVDWGALIVVLVLATLLAVGTKLSSRFSMVITGIKVAVVLFVIVLGIFYIKAANYTPFIPEAQSGAESSATGVDQSLFSVFAGSSSSSFGVFGLLAAASLVFFAFIGFDIVATTAEETRNPQKAVPRGIFGSLAIVTVLYVAVSLVVVGMVNYKDLATSAGDGGKKTLASAFAVNGVDWAANIISVGALAGLTTVVMVLMLGQIRIIFAMSRDGLMPRSLAKTGPNGTPKRATIVVGALVAVAATFFPADKLEEMVNVGTLFAFILVSAGVMVLRKKRPDLPRAFRVPWVPLIPILAIAACLWLMLNLTVLTWLRFIAWMVLGVVVYFVYSRRHSVLGKQNKAEKTESVSD; this comes from the coding sequence GTGCCCGGAAACGGTCTGTGGCGTACGAAATCCATTGAGCAATCCATCGCGGACACCGACGAACCGGGGACCAAACTCAGGCGGAACCTGAGCGCTTGGGACCTGACCGTCTTCGGTGTCGCCGTCGTCATCGGCGCCGGGATCTTCACGCTCACCGCGCGCACGGCAGGCGACTACGCCGGGCCGTCGGTCTCGCTCTCGTTCGTCTTCGCCGCCATCGCCTGTGCGCTGGCGGCTCTCTGTTACGCGGAATTCGCGTCGACCGTCCCGGTGGCCGGGAGCGCGTACACGTTCTCGTACGCCACGTTCGGCGAGTTCATGGCGTGGATCATCGGCTGGGACCTGATCCTGGAGCTGGCGGTCGGCGCGGCCGCGGTGTCGAAGGGCTGGTCGGCCTATCTCGAAACCGTGCTCTCCTACATCTTCGGCAAGGGCACGAAAACGACGTTCGAGATCGGCGGCGTCCCCGTCGACTGGGGCGCCCTGATCGTGGTGCTGGTGCTGGCGACGCTGCTCGCTGTCGGCACGAAGCTGTCTTCGCGGTTCTCGATGGTGATCACCGGGATCAAGGTCGCGGTGGTGCTGTTCGTGATCGTGCTCGGCATTTTCTACATCAAGGCCGCCAACTACACGCCGTTCATCCCGGAGGCCCAGTCCGGCGCCGAGTCGTCGGCCACCGGGGTCGACCAGTCGCTCTTCTCGGTGTTCGCGGGCAGCAGCAGTAGCTCGTTCGGCGTCTTCGGCCTGCTGGCCGCGGCGTCGCTGGTGTTCTTCGCGTTCATCGGTTTCGACATCGTCGCGACCACCGCGGAGGAGACCCGCAACCCGCAGAAGGCCGTGCCCCGCGGCATCTTCGGCTCGCTCGCCATCGTCACGGTGCTGTACGTCGCGGTGTCGCTCGTGGTCGTCGGCATGGTGAACTACAAGGACCTCGCCACTTCGGCGGGTGACGGCGGCAAGAAGACCCTCGCTTCCGCGTTCGCGGTCAACGGCGTCGACTGGGCGGCCAACATCATCTCCGTCGGTGCCCTCGCCGGTCTGACGACCGTCGTCATGGTGCTGATGCTGGGCCAGATCCGGATCATCTTCGCGATGTCGCGCGACGGCCTCATGCCGCGCAGCCTGGCGAAGACCGGCCCGAACGGGACGCCGAAGCGGGCGACCATCGTCGTCGGCGCACTGGTCGCCGTCGCCGCCACGTTCTTCCCGGCGGACAAGCTCGAGGAAATGGTCAACGTCGGCACGCTGTTCGCCTTCATTCTCGTTTCGGCGGGTGTGATGGTGCTGCGCAAGAAGCGACCGGATCTCCCTCGCGCCTTCCGCGTGCCGTGGGTGCCGTTGATCCCGATCCTGGCGATCGCCGCCTGCCTCTGGCTGATGCTCAACCTGACCGTTTTGACCTGGTTGCGGTTCATCGCGTGGATGGTGCTGGGCGTCGTCGTCTACTTCGTCTACAGCCGTCGCCATTCAGTGCTCGGCAAGCAGAACAAGGCCGAGAAGACGGAGTCCGTTTCGGACTGA
- a CDS encoding Trm112 family protein, with amino-acid sequence MAVTLDAQLLEILACPSPDHAPLRPGTTADPEADALTCTECGRVYPVRDGIPVLLLDEATEPTTPDGAHADGP; translated from the coding sequence ATGGCCGTCACGCTTGACGCACAGTTGCTGGAGATCCTGGCCTGCCCGTCCCCCGATCACGCGCCGCTGCGGCCGGGGACGACGGCCGACCCGGAGGCGGACGCGCTGACCTGCACGGAGTGCGGTCGCGTGTATCCGGTCCGTGATGGAATCCCGGTACTGTTGCTGGACGAAGCCACCGAGCCGACGACCCCGGATGGCGCCCATGCCGACGGTCCCTGA
- a CDS encoding LPXTG cell wall anchor domain-containing protein has product MQIMSGRRVRSAVTVVALATAALLGTAGSALACHSDDDRAKPIPGNISKCEQVKAGGKALSDADFKFTGGAGEKRLNITGLGEGVKVTAIVVLGGDDGYNVYEPGKRKLSDTPPWTELRAPFNRDGSKANIDKWYACGEKTKPTEQPKPSEPTKTSTAKPPTTAPTSTTEKPSDTPTSTSAPAPNVGGNGGNGGGLADTGFDNAWLLWAGGLLVLAGAGVLVLLRVRRKAD; this is encoded by the coding sequence ATGCAGATCATGTCCGGACGGCGTGTCCGTTCCGCCGTCACCGTCGTCGCACTGGCGACCGCCGCCCTGCTCGGTACCGCCGGTTCGGCGCTGGCCTGTCACTCCGATGACGACCGCGCCAAGCCGATCCCCGGCAACATCAGCAAGTGCGAGCAGGTCAAGGCCGGCGGCAAGGCCCTGTCCGACGCGGACTTCAAGTTCACCGGTGGCGCCGGTGAGAAGCGGCTCAACATCACCGGCCTCGGCGAGGGCGTCAAGGTGACCGCGATCGTCGTCCTCGGTGGCGACGACGGCTACAACGTCTACGAGCCCGGCAAGCGCAAGCTCTCCGACACCCCGCCGTGGACCGAGCTGCGCGCGCCGTTCAACCGCGACGGCAGCAAGGCGAACATCGACAAGTGGTACGCGTGCGGCGAGAAGACCAAGCCGACCGAGCAGCCGAAGCCGTCCGAGCCGACGAAGACCTCGACGGCCAAGCCGCCGACGACCGCGCCGACCTCGACCACGGAGAAGCCGTCCGACACCCCGACCAGCACCTCCGCCCCGGCCCCGAACGTGGGCGGTAACGGTGGCAACGGCGGCGGTCTCGCGGACACCGGTTTCGACAACGCCTGGCTGCTGTGGGCCGGTGGCCTGCTGGTGCTGGCCGGTGCCGGCGTCCTGGTCCTGCTGCGCGTGCGTCGCAAGGCCGACTGA
- a CDS encoding metallopeptidase family protein, which translates to MRRDRHGRGLRGALYPSTLPAAASRAERFDALVLDALEPIEARWRHELTKLDVAVDDVPEVRSDGAPAGVDGVLHDGAVPLSRLVPAGVDRAGLPTRARIVLYRRPLEARAKDPGELAELVHDVLVEQVAGYLGVEPDVIEGD; encoded by the coding sequence ATGCGCCGGGACCGGCACGGCCGGGGCCTGCGCGGAGCGCTGTATCCGTCGACCCTTCCCGCCGCCGCTAGCAGGGCAGAAAGGTTCGACGCGCTGGTTTTGGACGCGCTCGAACCGATCGAAGCGCGGTGGCGGCACGAGCTGACGAAGCTCGACGTGGCCGTCGACGACGTTCCCGAAGTTCGCTCGGATGGCGCACCGGCCGGAGTGGACGGCGTACTGCACGACGGCGCCGTCCCGCTCTCACGGCTCGTGCCCGCCGGCGTCGACCGCGCCGGACTGCCGACGCGCGCCCGCATCGTCCTCTACCGCCGCCCCCTCGAAGCACGCGCGAAGGACCCGGGCGAACTCGCCGAACTCGTCCACGACGTCCTCGTCGAACAGGTGGCGGGCTACCTGGGCGTCGAACCCGACGTCATCGAAGGCGACTGA
- a CDS encoding AfsR/SARP family transcriptional regulator, which yields MPRFGVLGPLTIESPPGRRTAPRGDHQRALLAVLLLNANSSVPVDALVETLWPETPPKSYSSNLHTYVSRLRARFEGLAIERDPLGYRLIVEPGDLDLLSFREAAAAGKAAARAGDPASAAGHYRRALAEWRGPVLSGLHLPRLDADVARLESERLAAFEDCVDAELSDGRHGELTGELQAMITEHPLRERLAAQLMTALHRAGRQADSLAVHRELRTTLVEELGVEPGAEVRRVHAAVLRGEDPVPPAKAAPVFPICQLPPDIADFAGREGEVSKLSGLLGASTGVPVAVITGEPGAGKSTLAVSTAHRLRRSFPDGQLFIPLAGASSPRDLADVLGDLLRALGVTGPAIPDDVEARAAVYRGRLADRRVLVVLDDAAGPDQVRALLPGTPGSAVLITSRQRLSGLAGADRLPLAPLSGAEAMTLLARLAGPDRVGAERADAERIAKACGNLPLALRIAGSRLAMRPGLPLGKLAGKLEDEVSRLDELQVSDLQVRGSIALSHQALSPAARRAFRLIGRSRTLDLPAWAVSTLIDCADSADSEDADEAIDELVEASLLEATGVDPTGEQRFRLHDLVRVFATELGRELETHDERVATVAKVSDAALCLADTAARRLPRTVPMPLSDQDLPAQPLPAELVERLLRDPGTWFSVERANLVTAVSSLCAVGWLRKALRILERLSTYLYLHSHYTDMRTAYETLRDAARKAGDRHIVVIAEANLTVLLHARGEYERAVEGYRECSKELAELGDLATRAWVETNLAHCLVGLGRAGESLHAATQARELSTVEDSGTHARRAESAALHRLGKISEALEIDRRILAEARESADDRRLGIALQGLSWSLMLDGRPEEALETVEESVLVLRRTTARSALAKSLRTQGAILAGAGRRADAVKAYENARRLAGALEERPRELSCTRAIAASWIGDGRADRAIPVLRHCLGEFRAMGGKPATGLTLHVLRRAYEAVGETEAAEAAGEEAKRLDVPHDANASALVRLLLSLTEPAPA from the coding sequence GTGCCGCGATTCGGCGTGCTCGGACCGTTGACGATCGAGAGCCCACCCGGGCGGCGCACCGCGCCGCGCGGCGATCATCAGCGTGCCCTGCTGGCCGTCCTGCTGCTGAACGCGAACTCGTCCGTCCCGGTCGACGCCCTGGTCGAGACCCTCTGGCCGGAGACACCGCCGAAGTCGTACTCCTCGAATCTGCACACCTACGTCTCCCGTCTGCGGGCGCGGTTCGAGGGGCTGGCGATCGAGCGTGACCCGCTCGGGTACCGGCTGATCGTCGAGCCCGGCGACCTCGATCTGCTGTCCTTCCGCGAAGCCGCGGCGGCGGGAAAGGCGGCGGCGCGCGCGGGCGATCCGGCGTCGGCAGCCGGGCACTATCGCCGGGCGCTGGCGGAATGGCGCGGGCCGGTCCTGTCGGGACTGCATCTCCCCCGGCTCGACGCGGACGTCGCCCGGCTCGAGTCGGAACGCCTCGCCGCTTTCGAGGACTGTGTGGACGCCGAACTGTCCGACGGCAGGCACGGCGAGCTCACCGGCGAACTCCAGGCGATGATCACCGAGCATCCCCTGCGCGAGAGGCTGGCCGCGCAGCTGATGACCGCGCTGCACCGCGCCGGGCGGCAGGCCGATTCGCTGGCCGTCCACCGCGAGCTGCGCACCACCCTCGTCGAGGAACTCGGCGTGGAGCCCGGCGCCGAGGTCCGCCGCGTGCACGCCGCCGTGTTGCGCGGAGAGGATCCGGTGCCGCCCGCCAAGGCCGCGCCGGTCTTCCCGATCTGCCAGCTGCCCCCGGACATCGCGGATTTCGCGGGGCGCGAGGGCGAGGTCTCGAAGCTCTCCGGGCTGCTCGGCGCGAGCACGGGCGTCCCGGTCGCGGTGATCACCGGCGAACCCGGCGCGGGCAAGTCCACCCTCGCGGTCAGCACCGCGCACCGGCTCCGCCGGTCCTTTCCGGACGGGCAGCTGTTCATCCCGCTCGCGGGCGCCTCCAGCCCGCGGGACCTCGCCGACGTCCTCGGCGACCTGTTGCGCGCGCTCGGTGTCACCGGCCCCGCCATCCCGGACGACGTCGAGGCCAGGGCGGCGGTCTATCGCGGCCGTCTCGCCGATCGGCGGGTCCTCGTGGTGCTCGACGACGCCGCGGGTCCCGATCAGGTCCGCGCGCTGCTGCCGGGAACACCGGGCAGCGCCGTCTTGATCACCAGCAGGCAGCGGCTTTCCGGGCTCGCCGGGGCGGATCGCCTCCCTCTCGCACCGCTGTCCGGCGCCGAGGCGATGACCCTGCTGGCACGGCTGGCCGGGCCGGATCGGGTGGGCGCCGAACGAGCGGACGCGGAGCGCATCGCCAAGGCCTGCGGCAATCTCCCGCTCGCGCTGCGGATCGCGGGCAGCAGGCTCGCTATGCGGCCGGGCCTGCCGCTCGGGAAACTCGCCGGGAAGCTGGAGGACGAGGTCTCGCGCCTCGACGAACTCCAGGTCAGCGATCTCCAGGTGCGCGGCAGCATCGCCTTGAGCCATCAGGCCCTGAGCCCGGCCGCGCGGCGCGCGTTCCGGTTGATCGGCCGCTCCCGCACGCTCGATCTGCCCGCGTGGGCGGTGTCGACCCTCATCGACTGCGCTGACAGCGCTGACAGCGAGGACGCCGACGAGGCCATCGACGAACTCGTCGAGGCGAGCCTGCTCGAGGCCACCGGTGTCGATCCGACCGGTGAGCAGCGGTTCCGCCTGCACGATCTCGTGCGCGTGTTCGCCACGGAACTCGGCCGGGAACTGGAGACCCACGACGAGCGGGTGGCTACCGTCGCGAAGGTGTCGGACGCGGCGCTGTGCCTCGCCGACACGGCGGCCCGCCGCCTGCCGAGGACGGTGCCGATGCCGTTGTCGGATCAGGACTTACCCGCGCAGCCGTTGCCGGCCGAACTGGTCGAGCGGCTGCTGCGCGATCCCGGGACGTGGTTCTCCGTGGAGCGGGCCAACCTGGTCACCGCCGTCTCGTCGCTGTGCGCCGTCGGCTGGCTGCGAAAAGCGTTGCGGATACTGGAAAGGCTGAGCACGTACCTGTACCTGCACAGCCACTACACCGACATGAGGACGGCGTACGAGACCTTGCGCGACGCCGCCCGAAAGGCGGGCGACAGGCACATCGTGGTCATCGCCGAGGCGAACCTGACGGTGTTGCTGCACGCTCGCGGCGAGTACGAACGCGCCGTCGAGGGGTATCGAGAATGTTCGAAGGAACTGGCGGAGCTGGGTGATCTGGCCACGCGAGCGTGGGTGGAGACCAATCTGGCGCACTGCCTCGTCGGGCTCGGCCGGGCCGGGGAATCGCTGCACGCCGCGACCCAGGCCCGCGAACTGTCCACTGTGGAGGATTCGGGGACCCATGCGCGGCGGGCGGAATCCGCCGCGCTGCACAGGCTGGGCAAGATCTCCGAAGCGCTGGAGATCGATCGCCGGATCCTCGCCGAGGCGAGGGAATCGGCCGACGACCGCCGGCTCGGCATCGCCCTGCAAGGGCTTTCGTGGTCGCTGATGCTCGACGGCCGCCCGGAAGAGGCGCTGGAGACGGTCGAGGAATCCGTCCTGGTCCTGCGCCGGACGACGGCGAGGTCGGCACTGGCGAAGTCCCTGCGCACGCAGGGCGCGATCCTCGCCGGCGCCGGACGGCGCGCCGACGCGGTGAAGGCGTACGAGAACGCACGGCGCCTGGCAGGCGCGCTCGAAGAACGGCCGCGGGAGCTTTCCTGCACCCGCGCGATCGCGGCGAGCTGGATCGGCGACGGCCGCGCCGATCGCGCGATTCCCGTGCTGCGCCACTGCCTCGGCGAATTCCGTGCCATGGGCGGGAAACCCGCGACCGGCCTCACCCTGCACGTCCTGCGCAGGGCGTACGAGGCCGTCGGGGAAACGGAGGCGGCCGAGGCGGCGGGTGAAGAGGCGAAACGATTGGATGTCCCCCACGACGCCAACGCTTCGGCCCTTGTCCGGTTGCTGTTGTCGCTCACCGAACCCGCCCCGGCCTGA
- a CDS encoding phosphomannomutase/phosphoglucomutase, translated as MPDLSGIVKAYDIRGVVGEQLNAALVRDLGSAFALLIKAESDAIVIGHDMRDSSPELSAAFADGVTSQGLDVVTIGLASTDQLYFASGSLNLPGAMFTASHNPAQYNGIKLCRSGAAPVGQDSGLAEIRDTVEQGVPTFAGQRGSVTEKDVLADYAAYLRKLVDLSGSRPLKVVVDAGNGMGGHTVPTVFAGLPLDVVPMYFELDGNFPNHEANPLDPKNIVDLQAKVREEGADAGLAFDGDADRCFVVDERGEPVSPSAITALVAIRELEKEPGGTIIHNLITSKGVPEIVAEHGGKPVRTRVGHSFIKAEMAKTGAIFGGEHSAHYYFRDFWRADTGMLAALHVLAALGEQTGPLSELTAEYSRYAASGEINSTVDDQVARMMAVKDTFAARDGVEIDELDGLTVQLPGGGWFNLRPSNTEPLLRLNVEAADAEAVRALTEDVLAIVRG; from the coding sequence GTGCCAGACCTTTCGGGCATCGTGAAGGCCTACGACATTCGCGGCGTGGTCGGTGAACAGCTGAACGCGGCGCTCGTCCGTGACCTCGGCTCGGCGTTCGCCCTGTTGATCAAGGCCGAGTCGGACGCGATCGTCATCGGCCACGACATGCGCGACTCCTCGCCCGAGCTGTCCGCCGCGTTCGCCGACGGCGTGACCTCGCAGGGCCTCGACGTCGTGACGATCGGTCTCGCCAGCACCGACCAGCTGTACTTCGCCTCCGGGTCGCTGAACCTGCCGGGCGCCATGTTCACCGCCAGCCACAACCCGGCGCAGTACAACGGCATCAAGCTGTGCCGTTCGGGCGCCGCCCCGGTCGGCCAGGACTCCGGTCTCGCGGAGATCCGCGACACCGTCGAGCAGGGTGTCCCCACCTTCGCGGGCCAGCGCGGCTCGGTGACCGAGAAGGACGTCCTCGCGGACTACGCGGCATACCTGCGCAAGCTCGTCGACCTGTCCGGAAGCCGTCCGCTGAAGGTCGTCGTCGACGCAGGCAACGGCATGGGCGGCCACACCGTCCCGACGGTCTTCGCGGGCCTGCCCCTCGACGTCGTGCCGATGTACTTCGAACTCGACGGCAACTTCCCCAACCACGAGGCCAACCCGCTCGACCCGAAGAACATCGTCGACCTCCAGGCGAAGGTGCGCGAGGAAGGCGCCGACGCGGGTCTCGCGTTCGACGGCGACGCCGACCGCTGCTTCGTCGTCGACGAGCGCGGCGAGCCCGTGTCGCCGAGTGCCATCACCGCGCTGGTCGCGATCCGTGAGCTGGAGAAGGAGCCGGGCGGCACCATCATCCACAACCTGATCACGTCGAAGGGGGTACCGGAGATCGTCGCCGAGCACGGCGGCAAGCCGGTGCGCACCCGGGTCGGGCACTCGTTCATCAAGGCCGAGATGGCCAAGACCGGCGCGATCTTCGGCGGCGAGCACTCCGCGCACTACTACTTCCGCGACTTCTGGCGCGCCGACACCGGCATGCTGGCCGCGCTGCACGTCCTCGCCGCCCTCGGCGAGCAGACGGGCCCGCTGTCCGAGCTGACGGCGGAGTACTCGCGCTACGCGGCCTCCGGCGAGATCAACTCCACCGTGGACGACCAGGTCGCGCGCATGATGGCGGTCAAGGACACCTTCGCCGCGCGCGACGGCGTCGAGATCGACGAACTGGACGGGCTCACCGTGCAGCTTCCCGGCGGTGGCTGGTTCAACCTGCGCCCGTCCAACACCGAGCCGCTGCTCCGCCTGAACGTCGAGGCCGCCGACGCCGAGGCCGTCCGGGCGCTGACCGAAGACGTATTGGCGATCGTCCGTGGGTAA
- a CDS encoding DUF3499 domain-containing protein: MRSVRKCSRTGCLEPAVATLTYAYSDSTAVVGPLATASEPHSYDLCEAHALRLTVPKGWEVVRHEGAFAAPDPSADELTALAEAVREAGRSDKPAPGPEPEGPSGRRGHLRVLPGRA; encoded by the coding sequence GTGCGGAGCGTACGAAAGTGTTCGCGAACGGGTTGTCTCGAACCCGCTGTCGCCACGCTCACGTATGCCTACAGCGACTCGACAGCCGTAGTGGGGCCACTGGCCACCGCGAGCGAGCCGCACTCCTATGACCTCTGCGAGGCCCACGCCCTCCGGCTCACCGTGCCCAAGGGCTGGGAAGTCGTCCGGCACGAGGGGGCCTTCGCCGCTCCCGATCCCTCCGCCGACGAGCTGACCGCGCTGGCCGAGGCCGTGCGCGAAGCGGGCCGTTCCGACAAGCCCGCGCCCGGCCCCGAACCCGAGGGTCCCTCTGGCAGGCGCGGCCACCTGCGCGTCCTGCCCGGCCGAGCCTGA